The Sporomusaceae bacterium DNA segment AAGGTTGAAGTCGGTGCGCTGGTCGACGAGAAACTCGAACTCGGCATCGCCCTGGCGGGCGATGAAAAGCCAGACCGCGACCGCCAGCGCGACGGCTGCCACTACAAAAAACAGCAATAATTCCACCTAGCATCTTCCTCTCTTACCACAGGATATACGTTAGCGATGGGCGTAATCCTGCAAATTGACATATTCGAACTCCACCAGCCGGTCGCCGATGATGTTTTCCGCCAACCGCTCGGCCCGATCAAGCCCGCCGGAAAAGCACAGGCGGACGGAGCCGCGGCCGGAAGCGGCCAGCGAACCGCGCTTGACGAGACAGCGGCGGGCATCCAGCGCCGTCTCGCAGGCCGGATCGACGAGTTCCACCGCCGGACCCATGACCCGGCGAATAAGGGGGCTGATAAACGGGTAATGCGTGCAGCCGAGGATGAGAGTGTCGACCTGTTCTTCCTTAAGCGGCACGAGATATTCCTGTGCGGCTTCCTCGATCGGAGCGCCGTCAAGCACGCCCTGCTCGATGCACGGCACGAATTTGGGGCACGCCTGGGGGTAAACTGTAACATCGGGGTCGAGGTTCTTCAGCGCCATGCCGTGTTTACCGCTGGCAACGGTGGCTTGAGTGGCAATAACGCCGATATGCTTATTGCGGGTCGTCTTGAGCGCCACCCGTGCACCGGTGTTCATGCCCACCAGCGGGAAGGGATAATGGCGGCGGGCTTCCTCCAGGCCTAGAGCCGTCATGGTGTTGCAGGCGAAAACGGCCATTTTTACCCGCCGGTCGGCGAAAAAATTCAGGATCTGGTGCATGAAGCCCAGGATCTGGGCCGGTGGCCTCGAACCATAGGGCGCTCTGGCTGTGTCGCCGAAATAAATGTAATTCTCCTCCGGCATAAGCCAGGTTAGTTCTTTGATGACTGTCAGGCCGCCGATGCCCGAGTCGAATACTCCAATGGCAGCTTCGTCGTTCATGGCGCCACCTCCTCCAGGTTATTATCGGCCGGGCGCCATTTATCTTATGCGGCATCAGCAACGCAGCTAAACGCGTCGGTAACAGGTGACTACTGTTTTCCTTCCGTCGTAAACATCGCTTGCAGGCGGTCGTAGTATTCCGCCGGCAGGCGAACGATCTTGCCCGCCCCATCGGTGAAGGCGTTCTGGGTGCGCCCGGTGGCAATCAGCACGCCGTCCGCCTCGCGCACGACCCGGTAGGTGAATACCATCTTCACCTTCGATAAATCCTCCATGGTCGTCTCGATCGCCAGGCAGTCGTCGAAACGGGCCGAAGCCCGGTAAGCGCAGCTGACGTCGGTGATCGGGAAGAGGATGCCGGCGGCCATCAGTTCCAGCAGATAAACCCCCGCCTGCTTGAGATACTCCACCCGCCCCATCTCGAACCAACGGAAATAGTTGGCGTGGTGGACAACGCCCATCATGTCCGTCTCGACGAACCTTACCCTGTCTTTTACCGTTACCATGTCAGCAGCCTTCCTTCTCGCGGACCAGCACGGCGATACGGTTGACGGCGTCCTTGATAACGATTCCCAACGGCCGGCTCTCCAGGCCGACGATCTCGAAATGGCTCTGGTTTACCGGCAGCAGCACCTTGTGGGCGTCGCAGCCGGCGACAACCTCGGCGATTCGCGGCGTTATCTCGCCCATCATGGCGTTGGCGATGACGATACCGATCGGGCCGGCGACGATTGCCGCCTTCGGCAGCGACACCA contains these protein-coding regions:
- the murI gene encoding glutamate racemase, translating into MNDEAAIGVFDSGIGGLTVIKELTWLMPEENYIYFGDTARAPYGSRPPAQILGFMHQILNFFADRRVKMAVFACNTMTALGLEEARRHYPFPLVGMNTGARVALKTTRNKHIGVIATQATVASGKHGMALKNLDPDVTVYPQACPKFVPCIEQGVLDGAPIEEAAQEYLVPLKEEQVDTLILGCTHYPFISPLIRRVMGPAVELVDPACETALDARRCLVKRGSLAASGRGSVRLCFSGGLDRAERLAENIIGDRLVEFEYVNLQDYAHR
- a CDS encoding thioesterase family protein, translating into MVTVKDRVRFVETDMMGVVHHANYFRWFEMGRVEYLKQAGVYLLELMAAGILFPITDVSCAYRASARFDDCLAIETTMEDLSKVKMVFTYRVVREADGVLIATGRTQNAFTDGAGKIVRLPAEYYDRLQAMFTTEGKQ
- a CDS encoding DUF3842 family protein, which produces MIIAVVDGMGGGLGAQLITQLTAHLGNKAEVIALGTNALATSNMVRAGAARGATGENAVMVSLPKAAIVAGPIGIVIANAMMGEITPRIAEVVAGCDAHKVLLPVNQSHFEIVGLESRPLGIVIKDAVNRIAVLVREKEGC